The DNA region CCATGGCGGCGTAATGGAGTTATTCCATACGCCCTGTAAATTTGCCGGCAGTGAACCAGGGCGAGAAGACGCGATAAGAAGGTAACGACCGAATTGAAAATAGATTGCTTCCAGGCTGCGATCCAATGCCGCATTACCGGTTTTGTATTGAGCCAATAATGCTGGTGTTGCCAGTGAGTGCACTCCCTGGCCTATATCCAGGGCCACTCGCTTATAGAGAGACTGATAGTCCTGCGTATGGCGTGCCAACAGCTGTGCATAGTTTTTTTGCAATGCAGCAGCCAGCGTATTGCTAATCTTTTGCTGTGCATAGGATGCATCCGCCTGGCGATAGTGCGGATAACGCTGTGCATAATTGGTAGCGGCCGCGAACACAATAGTCACAGCATCTGCCCTTTTCACCTGAAGCGACTGCTGCCCGCTGTTATCGAGGTTGCCCCCTTCAGCAACAACAGCAATGCGCGCGGCAAATCCCAGTTTGTTATCTTGCAGTTCACCCACTATATCCAGCTGATTACCCTCTATACGGGTGGTCACCTGGCGATTATCGGGGGTACGCAAACCAACACGCAGGTGTATTTGCCCTGGCTTATCGGCACTTAAACGCACCACAATCACTCCATCGGGATAACTGGCAAAGTACTCCCGCGTGTAAGTCACACCCTCTTGCTGATAACCCAGGATGACCCGCCCCTCATCAAGGGAGAGGCGTCTGTTGTATTTGATGACACCGCTGTCATTTTCGGGAAAGGAAAGAATAAGATCCCCGAACGTTTGATAATCCCCATACCCCAGGATTTTTCGCCCCATCAGTTCAGCCGCTTTCTCCGGTGAAATAGATCCATCCTTGCGGATACTATCGCGCACCTTTGCCAAGGCACTTGCCTGGGATTCAGCGGGAATACCAAAATCGTAACCACGCACAGACCCGGGGCCACCGGTCCACAGGGTTTTTTCGTTGAATTGGATAATGTCCTGTTCAACTCCACCACTGATTACAGCACCCATAGCACCATTACCAATAGGCAGCCCTTCCCGCTCCCAATCCGTTGCGGGGCGGTCGAATGCTATCGCCAGGGGAACTGATTCCCGGGACACCTCTGCGCTCATGGCCAAACCTCCCCCAGACAGGAAAGTCAGCAATAAGCAGCAACGGCAAATCAGGTGTTGGGTATTAACAGAAAGTGTCATGGTTATAATATGGTATATATGACTATTAGATTTATCTTATGCCATTATTTTTATCGGTGCAAGCGTTATTACCTATGCAACAACAATCATTTTGGCGCCTGCTACAAAAGGAAACAGCCCTCTACAAACAAGCATTCGATATAAGATCACCGCAACAGCACGTCACTGCCCGCTCAACGTAAGGCCTTCACCTCATTTCCGCTGCCATAAACACAATCCCGGCACCTTTTTCCGTTGTCCAGCTAACCAGAAACAGACAAGGAACCGGGAAAATACTCAATGGGTTAAACGCTTGGAATAAATCAGGAAATGGCAGACATAACGGTTACTCAACCGTTCGAAGAAATTCAGCATGGGACATTGCATGCTGGCAGCCCTTGTGGATGGCGCTTTTCATTTTAGCCATGATACTGCGGGCCTTATCCACATCCAGCTGAGGCTCAACACTACCAAGGGGCTCTCTGCCAAATCCATAAAACATGCTAATCCAGCTCTCTTCTTTAAAAGATTCCTGCTCTATGAGTTTTATATCGCCGGATGACGCAAAAATCGCTATTTTTTCTTCGAGTGTTGCAGGGATTGGCATATCCCTGACGTACTGCCAGAACGGCCCATCACAACCATTCAATTTGTAGTGCAGAATAATAAAATCCCGGATTCGCTCATATTCAAGCCGGTTCAAGCGGTTTGCTTCTGCAACATGCTTCTCATTGATTTCAAAATTAACCAGGAAAGCGGCCAGCTTTGCGATACCGGTTTGAATCAATGAAATACTGGTTGACTCCAACGGCTCTAAAAAACCACTGGAAAGCCCGATAGAAACACAGTTTTTGTACCAGAAAGAATCCCGCATACCCGTTTTGAACCTGATAAGCCGTGGATCTGTCACCGGCTCGCCGGCCAAGTGGCCGAGCAACTCCTGTCGCGCCTGGTCATGGGCGATAAACTGGCTGGAATACACATAACCATTACCAACACGATGCTGTAATGGAATGTGCCACTGCCAACCGGCAGTTCTGGCCGAGGATCGGGTAAATGGATCAGGATCAACAACGCGGGTGGTCTGGATCGCAACAGCACTGTCACATGGCAACCAATGGCTCCAATCTTCGTAGCCAACACCCAGTGTTTTCCCAATTAATAAGGCCGGAATTCCAGTGCAATCAATAAACAGATCGCCACTTATCACCATACCGGATTCCATGTGTAGGGAACTGATATACCCCGTTGTTGCATCCAGCTGCACACGTTCCACCTTGCCTTCTATACGGCTGACGCCTCTTTTCTCAGCGTATTCGCGCAAAAATTTTGCAAATAGAGACGCATCAAAATGATAGGCATAGTTGTACCAGGCTAATTTACTGTCCTGGTCAAACGAGGGTAAGGCAAACTTCCCTGCCCTGGCCAATTGGGTGCACAGGCAGAATGCCTCCAGCCCTTCTTCATAATCCTGTTTCTTTTGGGACCACCAGGTTTTGTGGAAAGGGCGATCCTCCAGCGGAACACCATAGCCCGCAAAGGGGTGAAAGAATGACTTACCTGCCCCAGCCCACTCCACAAATTCAATGCCCAGTTTAAATGTCGCATTGGTAGCACGAAGAAACTCACTTTCCCTGATATTCAAGCCCTTAAGAAATTGATGGATACCCGGTACGGTCGCTTCACCAACACCGATAGTACCTATTTGATCGGACTCAATAAGGGATACGCGAATACCGGTCTTATCCAACCAGTGCGCCAAATAGGCTGCAGACATCCACCCCGCCGTACCTCCGCCAACAACCACAATGCTAGAAACCGGTGCAGACACCATGACAGCCTCCTGATTCATTTATTATTTTCGGAATTATTAACATCAAATAGTCAGATAGATAATATCACACACCTTTGCAAGGTTGCGCCTAGTCCCCAGGATGGCATGGGTGTTGCTCCTACTGTTTTATCGCAATACCAACTACCTGCTCGCCCTACTCCGGCGTCACCACAGGGCAAACAACCATGGGAACAAGCACCACAAGATTGCATACAGCCGCTATGAACGCACCATCAAGCAGCAAATCCCGCCAGGAATATGCACATTTCTGCGACCTTTTTTACCAGCGGCTGGATGCATTGACCCTGATTAAACAATTGATCCATATGGTCAAGACAGTGCAGCGCCATCGCGGCATGAGCATGGGGATGCTGGGCGGAAACCTGAGTTTCCGCGACGACCTTGCCAAGCTGCAAACCCAACAGGAGCGCCGCCTGCGCCTGCTGCAGGCCTTTGCTGCCAGGGCGGGCAACCTGTTAAGCGAAAAAGACCAGGAAAACCTTAACAGTGCATGGGCAACGATCTGCCACGATTGGCAACAGGACAGTGTGATTGATAACTACGAGCTCCATTGCCACCTGATCGAACAGCTGTTGAGCATGGTGGCAACATTAGGCAAGCAATTAGAGCAACCCACCTCTATCACACTCACGGAGCTGAATAATCCCAACGTCACCCACAATGACGACCCACCGTTTCCCAACCGATACAAGCATCTTGAAGTATTGCACTTTTCCACACGCTTGATGCCTGCTGTTGCCGAGCAATTGGGGCGAATTCGCGCCCTGGCGACCTACGCAGCGGCAGTGGGTGTATGTGATAAGGACTACGCGGGCAAACTGCGCTATGTCATTCAATGTACACGCGTCAATAACGAAAAATTGCGCCATCAAACCAAGCGCCTGGAAGGCCTGCTGGATGCAGAGCTGGGTTTGCTGGGGCAATTAAAAAGCTATGAGATAAAACTGGAATTCCTGCTCAGTATGATTGAATCCGACGTGCTTGCCGCCCATTCCATCCACGCTGACAGCAATCGCTTCTACAACCTGGCGACTGATATTATCGATGTGTATTTGCAGGTCGTTGAGGACGGTGTCGAGCTTCTGGCCCAATGGCATGAGCAGGACATTGATCACTGGGTTGAGGCCTATCAATAATTGGGTTTGCCAGTTGCGGCCGGGATGGTAACAATAGGCGTTTCGACGGACCATTGAGCGCT from Cellvibrio japonicus Ueda107 includes:
- a CDS encoding tryptophan halogenase family protein translates to MVSAPVSSIVVVGGGTAGWMSAAYLAHWLDKTGIRVSLIESDQIGTIGVGEATVPGIHQFLKGLNIRESEFLRATNATFKLGIEFVEWAGAGKSFFHPFAGYGVPLEDRPFHKTWWSQKKQDYEEGLEAFCLCTQLARAGKFALPSFDQDSKLAWYNYAYHFDASLFAKFLREYAEKRGVSRIEGKVERVQLDATTGYISSLHMESGMVISGDLFIDCTGIPALLIGKTLGVGYEDWSHWLPCDSAVAIQTTRVVDPDPFTRSSARTAGWQWHIPLQHRVGNGYVYSSQFIAHDQARQELLGHLAGEPVTDPRLIRFKTGMRDSFWYKNCVSIGLSSGFLEPLESTSISLIQTGIAKLAAFLVNFEINEKHVAEANRLNRLEYERIRDFIILHYKLNGCDGPFWQYVRDMPIPATLEEKIAIFASSGDIKLIEQESFKEESWISMFYGFGREPLGSVEPQLDVDKARSIMAKMKSAIHKGCQHAMSHAEFLRTVE